CGTGTAGACGCGGGTGCACACACCACGCTTCTGAGGGCAAGCTTCCAGCGCAGGAACCTTGCTCTTGATCGCTTCCATCTGACGCGGCTTGCGGACAAGCTGATTGATTGTTGGCATAGCTTAAGAATTTCCCAAAAGACCGAGGCAGCCCACCGCGGGCCGCCTCGGGCGGATTATTCCGGCTGAGACCGACTACGATTGGTCGGTCTACAAAAAGAGGCCGGAGTTTATTCCGAGGCCGACAGCAAAGTCAACTGGCCCCGATGTCCTGCTGCGTTTCCACCATCACGTCGGCCGGCGCCCATGCATGCTCGGCGCCGAGATCCACGCCCTCTTCCTGCGCCTTGCGGCTGCGGTGATAGGCGAGGCCGGTACCGGCCGGGATCAGGCGGCCGACGATGACGTTTTCCTTCAGGCCGCGCAGTTCGTCGCGCTTGCCCATGATCGCCGCCTCGGTCAGCACGCGCGTGGTCTCCTGGAAGGACGCAGCGGAGATGAACGAGTCCGTCGACAGCGATGCCTTGGTGATGCCGAGCAGCACGTTCTCGTACTGCGCCGGCAGCTTGCCTTCAGCCTCGATGCGATCGTTCTCGTCCAGCACTTCCGAACGCTCGACCTGCTCCTCGCGGATGAACTTCGTGTCGCCCGGATCGGTGATGACCACGCGGCGCAGCATCTGGCGGACGATGACCTCGATGTGCTTGTCGTTGATCTTCACGCCCTGCAGCCGGTAGACGTCCTGCACCTCGTCGATGATGTAGCGCGCCAGTTCGTTCACACCCTGCAGGCGCAGGATGTCGTGCGGATCGGCCGGGCCATCGACGATGAGTTCGCCCTTGTTCACCACCTGGCCATCGTGGACCATCAGGTGCTTGTCCTTCGGGATCAGGAACTCGTGCACGTTGCCGTCCGGCTCGGTGATCACCAGACGCTGCTTGCCCTTGGTCTCCTTGCCGAACGACACCGTGCCGGTGTATTCGGCCAGCAGGCCGGCATCCTTCGGCGAGCGCGCCTCGAACAGCTCGGCCACGCGCGGCAGACCGCCGGTGATGTCGCGAGTCTTCGCCGATTCCTGCGGGATGCGCGCAAGCACGTCGCCGACGTTGATCTGCTGGCCGTCCTTGACCGTGATCAGCGAGCCGACCTGGAAGGTGATGGCCACCGCATGGTCGGTGCCGGCGATGCGGACTTCCTCGCCGCTCTCGTCCAGCAGCTTGACCTGCGGGCGCAGGCCCTTGGCCACGCCGGTGGCCGAGCGGCGCTTGGAGTCGATGACCACCAGCGTCGACAGGCCGGTCACTTCGTCGATCTGCTTGGCGACCGTCACGCCTTCCTCGACGCTCTCGAACTTCACCGTACCGGCATATTCGGTCACGATCGGGCGGGTGTGCGGGTCCCACGACGCCAGTTGGGTGCCGGCCTTGACCGCGGCGCCGTCGTCGACCATCAGCGTGGCGCCGTACGGCAGCTTGTGGCGTTCGCGCTCGCGGCCCAGGTCGTCGGCCACCACCACTTCGGCCGAACGCGCGATGACCACCTTCTCGCCCTTGGCGTTGGCGACGTAGCGCATGTTGCCGGCAAAGCGGATGGTGCCGCCGGACTTGGCTTCGACGCCGCTGGCCGCGGCGGCCCGCGATGCCGCGCCGCCGACGTGGAAGGTACGCATCGTCAGCTGCGTGCCCGGTTCGCCGATCGACTGCGCAGCGATGACGCCCACCGCCTCGCCGACGTTGACCATGGAGCCGCGGCCCAGATCGCGGCCGTAGCACTTGGCGCACAGGCCGTAGCGGGTTTCGCAGGTCAGCGGCGTGCGGACCTTGACCTCGTCCACACCCAGGCTCTCGATCAGGTCGACCGCATCTTCGTCGAGCAGGCTGCCGGCCTCGATGGCGGTTTCCTGGTTGTCGGGATTGACGACGTCCTCGGCGCAGACGCGGCCCAGGATGCGCTCGCGCAGCGGTTCGACGACTTCGCCGCCCTCGATCAGGGCCTTCATCGCGAAGCCGTCGCGGGTGCCGCAATCTTCTTCGATCACCACCAGATCCTGGGTCACGTCGACCAGGCGGCGGGTCAGGTAGCCGGAGTTCGCGGTCTTCAGCGCGGTGTCGGCCAGACCCTTGCGGGCGCCGTGCGTCGAGATGAAGTACTGCAGAACGTTCAGGCCCTCGCGGAAGTTCGTCGTGATCGGGGTCTCGATGATCGAGCCGTCCGGCTTGGCCATCAGGCCGCGCATGCCGGCCAACTGGCGGATCTGGGCGGCGGAACCGCGGGCGCCGGAGTCGGCCATCATGTAGATGGAGTTGAACGATTCCTGGCGGATGTTCTTGCCATCGCGGTTGACCACGTCTTCGGAACCGAGCTGCTCCATCATCGCCTTCGCGACCTGGTCGCCGCAGCGGCCCCAGATGTCCACCACCTTGTTGTAGCGCTCGCCGTCGGTCACCAGGCCGGAGGTGTACTGCTGGGCGATCTCCTTGACCTCGGCCTCGGCGGCACGGATCAGTTCATGCTTGGCCGTCGGCACCAGCATGTCCTTGACCGCGATCGAGATACCGGCGCGGGTCGCCAGGCGGTAGCCGAACTGCATCAACTGGTCGGCAAAGATCACTGTCGCACGCAG
This DNA window, taken from Thauera sp. K11, encodes the following:
- the rpoC gene encoding DNA-directed RNA polymerase subunit beta' — translated: MKSLLADLFKQTLPNEEEFDAITIGLASPDKIRSWSYGEVKKPETINYRTFKPERDGLFCAKIFGPVKDYECLCGKYKRLKHRGVICEKCGVEVTLSKVRRERMGHIELASPVAHIWFLKSLPSRLGMVLDMTLRDIERVLYFEAFVVVEPGMTPLNRAQLLTEDDYLAKVEEYGDDFDAVMGAEGIRELLRTLDVNLEIERLRGDLETTNSEAKIKKYSKRLKVLEAFQQSGIKPEWMILEVLPVLPPDLRPLVPLDGGRFATSDLNDLYRRVINRNNRLKRLLELKAPDIIVRNEKRMLQEAVDSLLDNGRRGKAMTGANKRPLKSLADMIKGKGGRFRQNLLGKRVDYSGRSVITVGPQLKLHQCGLPKLMALELFKPFIFNKLELMGLATTIKQAKKMVESQEPVVWDILEEVIREHPVMLNRAPTLHRLGIQAFEPVLIEGKAIQLHPLVCVAFNADFDGDQMAVHVPLSLEAQMEARTLMLASNNVLSPANGDPIIVPSQDIVLGLYYATREGVNVPGEGMLFTDVAEVKRAYESGQIALHARVTVRLKEAELGPNGERVEKISRYNTTAGRAILSEILPAGLPFSVIDKALKKKEISRLINASFRRCGLRATVIFADQLMQFGYRLATRAGISIAVKDMLVPTAKHELIRAAEAEVKEIAQQYTSGLVTDGERYNKVVDIWGRCGDQVAKAMMEQLGSEDVVNRDGKNIRQESFNSIYMMADSGARGSAAQIRQLAGMRGLMAKPDGSIIETPITTNFREGLNVLQYFISTHGARKGLADTALKTANSGYLTRRLVDVTQDLVVIEEDCGTRDGFAMKALIEGGEVVEPLRERILGRVCAEDVVNPDNQETAIEAGSLLDEDAVDLIESLGVDEVKVRTPLTCETRYGLCAKCYGRDLGRGSMVNVGEAVGVIAAQSIGEPGTQLTMRTFHVGGAASRAAAASGVEAKSGGTIRFAGNMRYVANAKGEKVVIARSAEVVVADDLGRERERHKLPYGATLMVDDGAAVKAGTQLASWDPHTRPIVTEYAGTVKFESVEEGVTVAKQIDEVTGLSTLVVIDSKRRSATGVAKGLRPQVKLLDESGEEVRIAGTDHAVAITFQVGSLITVKDGQQINVGDVLARIPQESAKTRDITGGLPRVAELFEARSPKDAGLLAEYTGTVSFGKETKGKQRLVITEPDGNVHEFLIPKDKHLMVHDGQVVNKGELIVDGPADPHDILRLQGVNELARYIIDEVQDVYRLQGVKINDKHIEVIVRQMLRRVVITDPGDTKFIREEQVERSEVLDENDRIEAEGKLPAQYENVLLGITKASLSTDSFISAASFQETTRVLTEAAIMGKRDELRGLKENVIVGRLIPAGTGLAYHRSRKAQEEGVDLGAEHAWAPADVMVETQQDIGAS